In one window of Reinekea forsetii DNA:
- a CDS encoding Lrp/AsnC family transcriptional regulator: MANLSKLDRYDRQILELLQKDAGLSNQDLAERIGLSASPCSRRIKNLEERGFIDQRIALINRSALNLNLVAIVGIRMDRHTPDRFEHFEQAVAAIDEVIECFLVTGQDSDYQLKVVVPDMDHYHQVLLKHITTIAGVDGVHSSFLLRDIIKAKPLPLKYLP; this comes from the coding sequence ATGGCAAACTTATCTAAATTAGACCGGTATGACCGACAGATTCTCGAGCTACTTCAAAAAGACGCCGGTCTATCCAATCAGGATCTGGCGGAGCGCATCGGATTATCGGCCTCGCCCTGCTCCCGGCGGATCAAAAATCTAGAAGAACGCGGCTTTATCGACCAGCGTATCGCCCTGATTAACCGCTCGGCGCTCAACTTGAACTTGGTGGCCATAGTCGGCATCCGCATGGATCGACACACCCCAGACCGGTTCGAGCATTTTGAACAGGCCGTGGCCGCAATCGATGAGGTCATCGAGTGCTTTTTGGTGACCGGCCAGGACTCCGATTATCAGCTCAAGGTGGTGGTACCCGATATGGATCACTACCATCAGGTACTCTTGAAACATATCACCACCATTGCCGGCGTCGATGGGGTTCATTCGAGCTTTCTGCTGCGTGATATTATTAAGGCTAAGCCGTTGCCGCTGAAGTATTTGCCTTGA
- the lspA gene encoding signal peptidase II encodes MIIPLTARLAILAPLIFVGLLIDQLSKVWASSTLQGGPRFTFLFDTIRVVYAENTGAFLGLGTSLPPHLRFLIFTALVGLFLLALLVYLLKSKEMDRLALVALGLVFVGGFSNFIDRALNEGAVVDFLNLGFGGLRTGIFNLADVYIMIGAFLLIFGQWWLDRRARA; translated from the coding sequence ATGATCATACCCCTGACCGCCCGACTGGCCATCTTGGCCCCGCTAATTTTCGTCGGCCTTTTGATCGACCAACTCTCCAAGGTCTGGGCCAGCTCAACCCTTCAGGGTGGGCCCCGGTTCACTTTTCTATTTGACACCATACGAGTGGTCTATGCCGAAAATACCGGCGCCTTCTTGGGCTTGGGGACCAGCTTGCCACCCCACCTACGCTTTTTAATCTTTACCGCCTTAGTGGGTTTGTTTTTACTGGCCTTACTGGTCTATCTGCTCAAGAGCAAGGAGATGGACCGATTGGCCTTGGTAGCACTGGGACTGGTGTTTGTCGGTGGCTTCAGCAACTTTATCGATCGGGCACTGAATGAGGGTGCCGTGGTCGATTTTCTCAACCTGGGCTTTGGTGGGCTGCGCACGGGCATCTTTAACCTAGCCGATGTCTATATTATGATCGGCGCTTTCCTGCTTATTTTTGGCCAGTGGTGGCTCGACCGACGCGCCCGTGCCTAA
- a CDS encoding GFA family protein, which translates to MLNGQCHCANVSFTTDLLPTLLTDCNCSICVRYGARWAHFRPDQVLITVRRGSTRTYSRGEHCIDFHHCPDCGCVTHYCTTDKADPAVARVSINARMCPPEQVQGIQVRLFDGADRFVFLD; encoded by the coding sequence ATGTTAAACGGCCAATGCCATTGCGCCAACGTCAGCTTTACGACCGATCTCTTGCCGACGCTGCTCACCGACTGTAACTGCTCCATCTGTGTGCGCTACGGTGCCCGCTGGGCACACTTCCGCCCGGACCAGGTGCTGATCACAGTTCGTCGCGGCAGCACCCGTACCTATAGTCGGGGCGAGCACTGCATCGACTTTCATCATTGCCCGGACTGTGGCTGCGTGACCCACTATTGCACCACCGACAAGGCCGATCCGGCCGTGGCACGAGTCAGCATCAACGCCCGAATGTGCCCGCCTGAGCAGGTTCAAGGCATTCAGGTTCGGCTTTTTGATGGTGCCGACCGCTTTGTGTTTTTGGACTAA
- a CDS encoding fumarylacetoacetate hydrolase family protein, which yields MTPVIYKDTPIFPGKIVCIGRNYAGHIAELGNEIPSAMVVFNKPSSAISDRLLAHAGGPVDYECELCFLIGDGALVGIGLGLDLTRRDLQNQLKKQGLPWERAKAFDGSATFSPFVALPDDINRLSFTLHIDDKLTQAGDPGLMLYPPQTIISELTRFMSLQDNDILMTGTPMGVGRVMAGCQFVARLYDDRQLLIEHSWRGIAL from the coding sequence ATGACCCCGGTAATCTATAAAGACACCCCGATATTTCCCGGTAAAATTGTCTGTATTGGCCGCAACTACGCGGGACATATTGCCGAATTGGGCAACGAAATACCCTCGGCGATGGTGGTCTTTAATAAGCCCAGCAGCGCCATCAGCGATCGACTCTTGGCGCACGCTGGTGGGCCGGTGGATTACGAATGTGAGCTGTGTTTTCTGATCGGTGACGGCGCGCTGGTGGGGATCGGGTTGGGGCTTGATTTGACCCGGCGCGACCTACAAAACCAGCTTAAAAAGCAGGGTCTGCCCTGGGAGCGAGCCAAGGCCTTCGATGGCTCAGCCACCTTCAGTCCGTTTGTCGCCCTGCCAGATGACATCAATAGACTGTCCTTTACCCTGCATATCGACGATAAACTGACCCAAGCGGGCGATCCGGGTCTAATGCTGTACCCGCCGCAGACTATAATCTCAGAACTGACCCGCTTTATGAGCCTACAGGACAACGACATCCTCATGACGGGCACGCCCATGGGCGTCGGTCGGGTGATGGCAGGTTGCCAATTTGTCGCGCGTCTGTACGACGATCGACAGCTGCTGATTGAACACTCCTGGCGAGGCATTGCCCTATGA
- a CDS encoding glutathione S-transferase family protein yields MTTKLIIGNKNYSTWSLRPWLLLSAFDLPFDEVNESLQPDRLRARLLTHSPAGKVPVLVDADVLVWDSLAICEYVSEVHLAGQGWPRNAPDRAKARAICCEMHAGFTALRAALPMNIRAKRKVDLSAACRADIARIDAIWSDHRPDNWLFDTFGIADCFYAPVALRFETYGIELSPAARAYQVKLLAHPAVQRWTEAALSETDVVAADEAGLEI; encoded by the coding sequence ATGACTACAAAACTCATTATCGGTAATAAGAACTATTCAACCTGGTCCTTGCGCCCCTGGCTATTGCTGAGCGCTTTTGACCTGCCCTTCGACGAAGTGAACGAGTCGCTCCAGCCCGACCGACTGCGCGCCCGATTGCTGACGCATTCGCCAGCGGGCAAGGTACCGGTTTTGGTCGACGCCGACGTTCTGGTCTGGGACTCACTGGCTATCTGTGAATATGTCTCCGAGGTCCACTTGGCAGGTCAAGGCTGGCCGCGCAACGCGCCAGACCGAGCCAAGGCGCGCGCCATCTGCTGCGAAATGCATGCCGGTTTTACGGCCCTGCGCGCCGCGCTGCCGATGAACATTCGCGCCAAACGCAAGGTTGACCTCAGTGCTGCATGTAGAGCCGACATCGCCCGCATCGATGCCATCTGGTCCGATCATCGGCCCGATAACTGGTTATTTGACACCTTCGGCATCGCCGACTGTTTCTATGCCCCGGTGGCGCTGCGCTTTGAGACCTATGGTATTGAGCTATCGCCGGCCGCACGTGCCTATCAGGTCAAATTGCTCGCTCATCCTGCCGTGCAACGTTGGACCGAGGCGGCCCTGAGCGAAACCGACGTGGTCGCCGCAGATGAGGCTGGGCTTGAGATATAA
- a CDS encoding pyridoxine 5'-phosphate synthase yields MTELSVNLNKIALLRNARGHDAPNVVEFAKKFITLGVKGITIHPRPDERHITRQDAHDLGDLIRPLDGIELNIEGYPSEDFLQLIEAVRPDQTTLVPDLPGQLTSDHGFDFHTQGAFLAPILSRLKNSGTRISIFLDPDLAQVRLAAQSQADRIELYTEAYADTFNRPNRQDIYQQYHEAAALAVNLGLGVNAGHDLNLDNLPRFVTIPGIQEVSIGHALVVECLELGINTVVRQYLAICQQGH; encoded by the coding sequence ATGACCGAACTCAGTGTGAACCTGAATAAAATTGCCCTGTTGCGCAATGCCCGCGGGCACGATGCGCCGAATGTCGTGGAATTTGCGAAAAAATTCATCACCTTGGGTGTTAAGGGCATCACCATTCACCCACGCCCGGACGAACGCCATATCACCCGTCAGGATGCTCATGACCTGGGTGACCTGATTCGCCCATTGGACGGGATTGAACTGAACATCGAAGGCTATCCGTCGGAAGATTTTCTCCAGCTGATCGAGGCCGTTCGGCCGGACCAGACTACCCTGGTGCCCGATTTACCGGGCCAACTGACATCCGATCACGGTTTCGACTTTCACACCCAGGGTGCTTTCTTAGCACCGATCCTCAGTCGACTGAAAAACAGCGGCACACGGATTTCGATCTTCCTCGATCCGGATTTGGCGCAGGTAAGGCTTGCGGCCCAATCCCAAGCGGATCGGATCGAACTCTACACCGAGGCCTATGCCGACACCTTTAATCGGCCGAACCGACAGGACATCTACCAACAATATCACGAGGCTGCGGCTCTGGCCGTCAACCTGGGGCTGGGTGTGAACGCCGGGCACGACCTCAATCTGGACAATCTGCCGCGCTTCGTTACCATCCCCGGTATTCAGGAAGTTTCGATCGGCCATGCTTTGGTGGTTGAATGTCTGGAGCTCGGTATCAATACCGTCGTACGACAGTATCTGGCCATCTGTCAGCAAGGCCACTAG
- a CDS encoding beta-galactosidase, whose protein sequence is MTKISDLLLQNAWQNPTLVQHNRLPAHAPLAGYRSTDQARAQISSQRRLLNGDWSFAYFERPEAVPDTIVFDAYPFSETQTVPSNWQLQGHDRPIYTNVQYPFAVNPPTVPVDNPTGVYRRNFDLSSTDLQSQCRIIFDGANAMLYLFCNGHYVGLSKDSRLPAEFDLSAFVVEGHNQITAMVLRWCDGSYLEDQDMWWLSGLFRDVSLLLKPAFAIADYCVQTHLDALYRDAELRIETRISGTLPAAPAQLRAQLFDADHCIADERVNLGSAAVDEHGGYPELAHHSIALLNPRKWTDETPNLYTLVLSLEDSQGEVLDVERTQVGFRTVEIRGGQLRVNGQALLIRGVNRHEHHPTRGHAVTRADMEQDVRLMKQFNFNAVRTSHYPNHPDFYALCDQYGLYVVDEANVETHGMWPCSRLSEDPLWLNAYVERMTRLVLRDRNHPSIIIWSLGNESGVGKNHHVMYQWTQAIDPTRPIQYEGGGADSAVTDIICPMYARVDTDMAHPAVPKWSIKKWLGLPDEQRPLILCEYAHAMGNSLGSFDKYWQAFRQYPRLQGGFIWDWVDQGLTQVDAQGTEFSAYGGDFGDVPNDRQFCINGLMFPDRTPHPTAFEAKFCQQHLHFERIPGDALAVRVSSEFLFRSTDNEILSWRVLEDGVAILAGQAPIMVQAGGSERIELATALPPVRPGCNYQLTLEVHLKAATAWAEAAHLLAQAQMALPMSMALAPAVIRPSGALTLVLGEIHRVQCGAAEWQFNAYTGLLLSWRKADGVELIARAPLDNFWRAPLDNDIGTSEAHKMDPNAWMSRWQAAGLDRLARTLVSIDTEQHESRVAVCVSQQHCVDGNVLLASVWRYSFYADGSWDLAISVQVAPGLPPLARVGIELGLRDIQSRVDWVGRGPHENYPDRKHSALFGAYSAPIDDFFTPYVFPTESGLRCDCQSVQVAGVAVAGAFHLGVSRYSQSTVASAKHTHELQKDSCLYLRLDAEHMGVGGDDSWSPSVHPEFLLARTAYRYSLTFR, encoded by the coding sequence ATGACTAAAATCAGTGACCTGCTGCTCCAGAACGCTTGGCAGAATCCGACCCTGGTGCAGCACAATCGCCTGCCGGCCCACGCGCCGCTGGCCGGCTACCGCTCGACCGACCAAGCCCGAGCGCAAATCAGCTCGCAACGACGCCTGCTTAACGGTGATTGGTCCTTTGCCTACTTCGAACGGCCCGAGGCGGTGCCCGATACAATCGTGTTCGATGCCTATCCCTTTAGCGAAACGCAGACGGTGCCCTCCAATTGGCAACTGCAGGGCCACGATCGACCGATCTACACCAATGTGCAATATCCCTTCGCCGTGAATCCACCGACTGTGCCAGTGGACAATCCGACCGGTGTCTATCGGCGAAATTTTGACCTGTCCAGTACCGATCTCCAGAGCCAGTGTCGGATCATTTTCGATGGTGCCAACGCCATGCTCTATCTGTTTTGCAACGGTCATTACGTGGGTCTGAGCAAAGACAGCCGGCTGCCGGCCGAGTTTGACCTGTCCGCCTTTGTGGTCGAGGGCCACAATCAGATTACCGCCATGGTCTTGCGCTGGTGCGATGGCAGCTATCTGGAAGATCAGGATATGTGGTGGCTCAGTGGCCTGTTCCGCGACGTGTCCCTGCTGCTCAAGCCGGCGTTCGCCATTGCCGACTATTGTGTCCAGACCCACCTAGATGCCCTCTATCGCGATGCTGAACTGCGCATCGAAACGCGTATTTCGGGCACCTTGCCGGCCGCCCCGGCCCAGCTTCGGGCGCAACTGTTCGATGCCGATCATTGCATCGCCGATGAGCGGGTCAATCTGGGCAGCGCCGCCGTCGATGAGCATGGCGGCTATCCCGAATTAGCCCATCACTCGATAGCGCTGCTCAATCCGCGCAAATGGACGGATGAAACACCCAATCTCTATACCCTGGTATTGAGCCTTGAAGACAGCCAGGGCGAGGTACTCGATGTCGAACGCACTCAGGTCGGTTTTCGCACGGTGGAGATTCGCGGCGGGCAGTTGCGGGTCAACGGCCAGGCTTTGCTGATCCGTGGCGTAAACCGACACGAGCACCACCCAACCCGTGGCCATGCCGTGACGCGCGCCGATATGGAACAAGACGTGCGCCTGATGAAGCAATTCAACTTCAATGCCGTGCGCACCTCGCACTACCCCAATCATCCCGACTTCTATGCCCTATGTGACCAATACGGGCTCTATGTGGTCGATGAGGCGAACGTTGAAACACACGGCATGTGGCCCTGCTCTCGGCTATCGGAAGATCCGCTCTGGCTCAATGCCTATGTCGAACGGATGACCCGCTTGGTGCTGCGCGATCGCAATCACCCGTCGATTATTATCTGGTCACTCGGCAATGAATCGGGTGTCGGCAAGAACCATCATGTGATGTATCAGTGGACTCAGGCGATCGATCCGACCCGCCCGATCCAATATGAAGGCGGTGGGGCCGATTCGGCGGTGACCGATATTATTTGCCCGATGTATGCGCGCGTCGATACCGATATGGCGCATCCGGCGGTGCCCAAGTGGTCCATCAAAAAATGGCTCGGTCTGCCCGATGAACAGCGCCCACTGATTCTCTGTGAATACGCGCACGCCATGGGCAATAGCCTGGGTTCGTTCGATAAGTATTGGCAGGCCTTTCGCCAATACCCCCGCTTGCAGGGTGGTTTTATTTGGGACTGGGTCGATCAGGGCCTAACCCAAGTCGATGCTCAGGGCACCGAATTTTCGGCCTATGGTGGCGACTTCGGCGATGTCCCGAACGACCGACAATTCTGTATCAATGGTCTGATGTTCCCCGATCGAACGCCCCATCCAACAGCATTCGAAGCCAAATTCTGCCAACAGCATCTGCACTTTGAGCGGATACCGGGCGATGCCTTGGCGGTGCGAGTAAGCAGTGAGTTTCTCTTTCGCAGTACCGATAATGAGATCCTGAGTTGGCGCGTGCTGGAAGACGGCGTGGCGATCCTTGCCGGTCAGGCGCCGATAATGGTCCAAGCGGGGGGCAGCGAGCGTATTGAGCTCGCGACTGCCTTGCCGCCGGTTCGTCCCGGTTGCAACTACCAGTTGACGCTCGAAGTGCACCTCAAGGCGGCCACTGCCTGGGCCGAGGCGGCGCATCTGTTGGCCCAAGCCCAGATGGCCTTGCCGATGTCGATGGCACTGGCTCCGGCTGTGATCAGGCCCAGTGGTGCGCTCACGCTGGTACTAGGCGAGATCCACAGGGTGCAGTGTGGCGCGGCCGAATGGCAGTTCAATGCCTACACCGGCCTGTTGCTCAGTTGGCGTAAGGCCGACGGTGTCGAGCTGATCGCCCGCGCGCCGCTCGACAATTTTTGGCGCGCGCCGCTCGATAACGATATTGGCACCAGCGAAGCCCATAAGATGGACCCCAATGCCTGGATGAGTCGCTGGCAGGCCGCCGGACTGGATCGCCTGGCGCGCACCCTGGTGTCGATCGATACCGAGCAGCACGAGTCGAGGGTGGCTGTCTGCGTCAGTCAGCAGCATTGTGTCGATGGTAATGTGCTGCTTGCCTCCGTTTGGCGCTATAGCTTTTATGCCGACGGCAGCTGGGACTTGGCAATCTCGGTGCAGGTGGCGCCTGGCTTACCACCCTTGGCGCGGGTCGGTATTGAATTGGGCTTGAGAGACATTCAGAGTCGAGTCGATTGGGTCGGCCGTGGGCCGCACGAGAACTATCCCGATCGCAAACATTCGGCCCTGTTCGGTGCCTATTCGGCGCCGATCGATGATTTTTTTACCCCTTATGTGTTTCCGACCGAAAGCGGCCTGCGCTGCGATTGCCAGTCGGTCCAGGTTGCCGGGGTCGCGGTTGCCGGGGCCTTTCATCTGGGCGTCAGTCGGTACAGTCAGAGCACGGTGGCCTCGGCCAAACATACCCATGAGCTGCAGAAGGATAGCTGCCTGTATCTGCGGCTCGATGCCGAGCATATGGGCGTGGGTGGGGATGATTCCTGGAGCCCCAGTGTGCATCCAGAGTTTCTCTTGGCGCGCACCGCTTATCGCTACAGCCTGACCTTTCGCTGA
- a CDS encoding sugar efflux transporter: protein MSHASLKSLILDATRLRLILLSLAMGLAGAAIMPVMSTHLAVNLHIEPMWIGVLFAANTLSGVLVSHWLAKQSDAGLSRIGIIRVCVSISFVASIGLGLAEQYWLLLITGMLMFGAVSPVQPQLFALAREQVGDADATLFQSLLRATFSLSWIIGPPLAYLLFARIGFLGLTLICALIFLLTRLNVASIQDAPLPAVRTEPQPTDSRLKWMILAIAATFASNNMYIVYMPIYSYDSLQLAAVVPGFLMGAAAGLEIPIMIGAGIFAGRWRLFSPLKLAAGCGLLFYLGVYWSDSLVPLVLLQIFNGAFIGVMAGLGISVFQALMQGRMGMASTLYSNAIKVGSLVGALLGGAVAQWLSIQAVFGVCALMALVALLALVKASAGNRS, encoded by the coding sequence TTGAGCCATGCATCACTGAAGAGTTTGATACTCGACGCCACGCGGTTGCGATTGATCCTCTTGTCGCTCGCAATGGGCTTGGCCGGCGCGGCCATTATGCCGGTGATGAGCACCCATTTGGCGGTAAACCTGCACATCGAGCCGATGTGGATCGGTGTCCTGTTTGCCGCCAATACCCTGTCCGGGGTCCTGGTGTCGCACTGGTTGGCCAAACAATCCGATGCCGGACTGAGCCGCATCGGTATTATTCGAGTCTGCGTCTCGATTTCCTTCGTGGCCTCCATCGGGCTGGGTTTGGCCGAACAATACTGGCTGCTGCTAATTACCGGGATGCTGATGTTTGGTGCGGTGTCGCCGGTGCAGCCGCAGCTCTTTGCGCTGGCGCGCGAGCAGGTTGGCGATGCCGATGCCACCCTGTTTCAGTCGCTCTTGCGCGCAACCTTCTCGCTCAGCTGGATTATCGGGCCACCGCTCGCCTACCTACTGTTCGCCCGGATTGGCTTCTTAGGCCTGACCCTGATCTGCGCGCTGATTTTCTTGCTTACCCGTCTGAATGTTGCCTCAATCCAAGACGCGCCGCTGCCCGCCGTGCGCACCGAGCCGCAGCCGACTGATAGTCGCCTGAAATGGATGATCCTGGCGATTGCCGCCACCTTTGCCTCGAACAATATGTATATCGTCTATATGCCGATTTACAGCTACGACAGCTTGCAACTGGCGGCCGTGGTGCCGGGCTTTCTGATGGGCGCCGCCGCCGGACTGGAAATCCCCATTATGATTGGCGCCGGCATTTTCGCCGGTCGTTGGCGCCTGTTTTCCCCGCTCAAACTGGCCGCTGGCTGTGGCCTGCTGTTCTATTTGGGGGTTTATTGGTCCGACAGTCTGGTCCCGCTGGTGCTGTTGCAGATCTTTAATGGCGCCTTTATCGGCGTGATGGCGGGCCTGGGTATCTCGGTATTTCAGGCCCTGATGCAGGGTCGGATGGGCATGGCATCGACCCTGTACAGTAACGCCATCAAGGTCGGCAGTCTGGTCGGCGCCCTGTTAGGCGGTGCCGTTGCCCAGTGGCTGAGTATTCAGGCGGTATTTGGCGTCTGCGCCCTGATGGCGCTGGTGGCCTTGCTGGCTCTGGTCAAGGCCTCCGCTGGCAACCGAAGCTAA
- a CDS encoding potassium channel beta subunit family protein, with amino-acid sequence MEYRRLGKSGLKVSALSLGSWVTFGKQVDMTDATALLKTAYDAGVNFFDNAEGYEAGLSEQIMGEAIAGLGLARDTYAVSSKVFWGGAKPTQMGLSAKHVRDACDAALVRLKVDYLDLFFCHRPDIDTPIEETVRAMHQLVLQGKIIYWGTSEWSAQAITEAHAVARQYNLTPPTMEQPQYHLLHRDKVEAEFRPLYEDYGMGTTIWSPLASGLLTGKYSAGIPDDSRLALPGYEWLRDLWSTADGAQKMAKIRALGELADKLGISLTHLSLAWCLKNPNVSTVILGASKLTQLEDNLKALDCVPLLTPEVMAQIEICVDNRPPAAKPWGQ; translated from the coding sequence ATGGAATATCGTCGTTTAGGCAAGTCCGGACTGAAAGTAAGTGCCCTATCCCTGGGTTCCTGGGTGACCTTTGGCAAACAGGTCGATATGACCGATGCCACGGCGCTGCTGAAAACCGCTTATGATGCCGGCGTTAATTTTTTCGACAACGCCGAAGGCTATGAGGCCGGGCTATCGGAACAGATTATGGGTGAGGCCATTGCCGGCCTGGGCCTTGCGCGCGATACCTATGCCGTGTCGTCTAAGGTCTTTTGGGGCGGTGCCAAGCCGACCCAGATGGGCTTGAGTGCCAAGCACGTGCGCGATGCCTGCGACGCGGCATTGGTGCGCCTTAAGGTTGACTACCTGGATCTGTTTTTTTGCCACCGTCCCGATATCGACACGCCGATCGAAGAAACGGTTCGCGCCATGCACCAGTTGGTGCTGCAGGGCAAAATCATCTATTGGGGCACCTCTGAATGGTCTGCTCAGGCGATCACCGAGGCTCATGCCGTGGCCCGTCAATACAATTTGACCCCGCCGACCATGGAGCAACCGCAATACCACCTGTTGCATCGGGATAAGGTTGAGGCGGAATTTCGGCCCCTGTACGAAGATTACGGCATGGGTACGACCATCTGGTCACCGCTGGCCTCTGGTCTGCTGACCGGCAAGTACAGTGCCGGCATTCCCGATGACAGCCGGCTGGCCTTGCCCGGTTATGAGTGGCTGCGGGATCTCTGGAGCACTGCCGACGGTGCGCAGAAGATGGCGAAGATTCGCGCGCTCGGTGAATTGGCCGATAAGTTGGGCATAAGCCTGACCCATCTGTCACTGGCCTGGTGCCTGAAAAATCCGAACGTCAGCACCGTTATCCTCGGTGCGTCCAAATTGACGCAACTGGAGGATAACCTCAAAGCACTCGACTGCGTGCCGTTACTCACCCCCGAGGTGATGGCACAGATTGAAATCTGCGTCGATAATCGACCGCCTGCCGCCAAACCTTGGGGGCAATAA
- a CDS encoding aldo/keto reductase yields the protein MLPLRRLGQTELLVSEVGFGAWQLGNGDQWGGMTDALAHNLVHQAIDLGCNLFDTAPNYALSHSERLLGEALQGKRDKVVIVSKFGHQPGGGLDFSADGFWRSLHGSLARLKTDYLDVFLAHSPPMDVLNGQHEIWPALREAQQQGKIRHYGASVDYAHEVRETLQTTDAQVLELMFNVLHQDVRLAFDLVRQHDIGVITKVPLDSGWLSGKYHAQSTFDGVRARWDATEVRRRAACIDDLQWLVSADRSLGQQALAYLLSYAEVTAVIPGIRSSEQLQANFSSAGLSLNAVQRSKLEQYWNSLTTSGQQLLPW from the coding sequence ATGTTACCCCTGCGCCGACTCGGCCAGACCGAGTTGCTGGTGTCTGAAGTGGGCTTCGGTGCCTGGCAATTGGGCAACGGTGATCAATGGGGCGGCATGACCGATGCACTGGCCCACAACCTGGTGCATCAGGCGATTGACCTGGGCTGTAACCTCTTCGATACGGCACCGAACTACGCCCTAAGCCATAGCGAACGGCTGCTTGGCGAGGCGCTGCAGGGTAAGCGCGACAAGGTGGTGATCGTGAGCAAGTTTGGTCACCAACCGGGCGGCGGGTTGGATTTCAGCGCCGATGGCTTTTGGCGCAGTCTGCACGGCTCCCTGGCCCGCCTGAAGACCGACTACCTGGATGTCTTCTTGGCCCATTCACCCCCGATGGACGTCCTTAATGGCCAGCATGAAATTTGGCCCGCGTTGCGCGAGGCCCAACAGCAGGGCAAAATCCGCCACTACGGTGCCAGTGTCGACTATGCCCATGAGGTGCGTGAAACGCTGCAAACCACCGATGCCCAGGTGCTGGAGCTGATGTTCAATGTATTGCATCAGGATGTCCGCCTGGCCTTCGATCTGGTGCGGCAACATGACATCGGCGTGATCACCAAGGTTCCGCTCGACAGCGGTTGGCTGAGCGGAAAATACCATGCCCAGAGTACCTTTGATGGGGTGCGCGCGCGCTGGGATGCGACCGAGGTGCGTCGGCGTGCGGCGTGCATCGATGATTTACAGTGGTTGGTCTCGGCCGATCGCAGCCTCGGTCAGCAAGCTCTCGCCTATTTGCTCAGCTATGCTGAGGTGACGGCGGTGATCCCCGGCATCCGTTCGAGCGAACAGTTACAGGCGAATTTTTCCAGTGCCGGCCTGAGCCTCAACGCCGTGCAACGATCAAAGCTGGAACAGTATTGGAATAGCCTCACCACCTCAGGCCAGCAGCTGCTACCCTGGTAA
- a CDS encoding aldo/keto reductase, whose protein sequence is MVKQRSLGKSGLMTSEIGLGCWQLGGDWGPVSADRGRTILSAADAAGVTFWDTADVYGGGVSEQLIGDYAQAHPNADRVIVTKAGRTDELYGQGYTQDKLRAAIDASRRRLQVDTLAMVQLHCIPFAELQRGEIFRWLEGFKQEGLIAHYGASVETIEEALFCLNETGVASLQLIFNLLRQDMAEQVLPLAQAKGVGVIVRLGLASGLLAGKMTKDQRFTPQDHRTFNRDGAAFHVGETFSGLPFEQAIDLIEQLRPMVPAGLNMAQLALRWLLDHAAVSSVITGASSAEQIQRNAEASQLAPLSADTHKALADFYRLHVRAHIRGVI, encoded by the coding sequence ATGGTGAAGCAACGATCCTTAGGAAAAAGTGGTTTGATGACCTCTGAAATTGGTTTGGGCTGCTGGCAGCTCGGCGGCGATTGGGGGCCGGTATCCGCGGATCGGGGCCGCACCATTCTGAGCGCGGCCGATGCCGCCGGGGTGACCTTTTGGGACACCGCCGATGTTTACGGCGGCGGTGTCAGCGAGCAGCTGATCGGTGATTATGCCCAGGCCCATCCGAACGCCGATCGAGTTATCGTCACCAAGGCCGGTCGCACCGACGAACTCTATGGCCAAGGCTATACGCAGGACAAGCTGCGCGCGGCGATCGATGCCTCGCGCCGGCGTTTGCAGGTCGATACACTGGCCATGGTGCAACTGCATTGCATCCCCTTTGCCGAATTGCAGCGCGGCGAGATCTTTCGCTGGCTCGAGGGCTTTAAACAGGAGGGCTTAATCGCCCATTACGGCGCGAGCGTGGAAACCATCGAGGAGGCTCTGTTCTGCCTGAACGAGACCGGTGTTGCTTCCCTCCAGTTGATTTTTAATCTGTTGCGTCAGGATATGGCCGAGCAGGTCTTACCGCTGGCCCAAGCCAAGGGCGTTGGCGTGATCGTCCGGCTCGGCTTGGCGAGCGGTCTGTTGGCCGGCAAGATGACCAAAGATCAGCGTTTTACGCCGCAGGATCACCGAACGTTCAATAGAGATGGCGCCGCTTTTCACGTCGGCGAAACCTTTTCCGGCTTGCCTTTTGAGCAGGCCATCGACCTAATCGAACAGTTACGCCCGATGGTGCCGGCGGGCCTAAACATGGCGCAACTGGCCTTGCGTTGGTTGCTCGACCACGCGGCGGTCAGTTCCGTAATTACTGGGGCCAGCTCGGCCGAGCAGATTCAGCGTAACGCCGAGGCATCCCAATTAGCGCCGCTGAGCGCCGATACCCACAAGGCCCTGGCCGACTTTTATCGCCTGCACGTGCGTGCGCACATCCGAGGCGTTATCTGA